In Methylacidiphilum infernorum V4, a single window of DNA contains:
- a CDS encoding SMI1/KNR4 family protein, with protein sequence MNKESKLKNLLETLRSHQVEHPYIEFNPPASPQAIEEADRKCQEKFGIALPRDYKELLGYANGFSFGYGYFYFAADHRTSWWQNRSSNAIFFLRSDIYRDLLEENEGNREFYKGSKSKWNNPNFLFLGRTQGGSREYIYDVRLKCYRRGCLEDQEYNFTPFDTQEERLYEDFYSMLEGELAYFFEVLGPAPRLLEPKVIHLLQTVRRSRFTNERSFLPPASPRAIEEADRRFREELGISLPDFYKAFLAFSNGFWTEGAILFSIPDEDSPVVALRKEQEAEKYNIEYLFPYNYDYRSLESWESEEERKEWMHPSYFFFGRERDSFFDTFMYDLQTGLFHWCEALIPVGGEFVYPDFYSLLKHKVFGVMEEVL encoded by the coding sequence ATGAACAAAGAATCCAAGCTAAAAAACCTACTGGAGACCTTGAGGTCTCACCAAGTAGAGCATCCCTACATTGAATTTAACCCACCGGCTTCCCCTCAGGCCATAGAGGAGGCGGACAGAAAATGCCAGGAAAAATTCGGCATTGCTTTACCCCGGGATTACAAGGAACTTCTTGGCTACGCCAACGGGTTTAGCTTTGGCTACGGTTACTTTTATTTCGCTGCCGATCACCGCACCTCTTGGTGGCAAAATCGGTCTTCGAATGCCATTTTTTTCCTGCGGTCTGATATTTACCGGGACCTGTTGGAGGAAAACGAAGGAAATAGAGAATTTTATAAAGGAAGCAAATCGAAATGGAACAACCCGAACTTTCTTTTTTTGGGAAGGACTCAAGGCGGCAGTCGCGAATATATCTATGACGTGCGGCTGAAGTGCTACCGGCGTGGATGTCTTGAAGATCAAGAATACAATTTTACTCCATTTGATACGCAAGAAGAAAGGCTGTACGAGGATTTCTACTCGATGCTTGAGGGGGAGCTGGCCTATTTTTTTGAGGTGTTAGGGCCCGCTCCAAGGCTGCTTGAACCGAAAGTGATCCACTTATTGCAAACGGTAAGGAGAAGCCGGTTTACAAACGAACGGTCGTTTCTTCCCCCGGCAAGCCCACGGGCGATCGAGGAAGCCGACCGGCGTTTCAGGGAGGAGCTGGGAATTTCCCTACCCGATTTTTACAAGGCATTCTTAGCCTTTAGCAACGGGTTTTGGACTGAAGGAGCTATCCTTTTTTCCATCCCGGACGAAGACTCTCCCGTGGTCGCGTTAAGAAAAGAACAAGAAGCTGAAAAGTACAACATAGAATATCTTTTCCCCTATAACTACGACTACAGGAGTCTTGAGTCTTGGGAAAGCGAGGAAGAAAGGAAGGAGTGGATGCACCCCTCTTATTTTTTCTTCGGGAGGGAGAGGGATTCTTTTTTTGATACCTTCATGTACGATCTTCAAACCGGCCTTTTCCACTGGTGCGAAGCTCTTATTCCGGTAGGGGGAGAATTTGTTTATCCGGACTTTTACTCTCTTTTGAAACACAAAGTGTTTGGTGTGATGGAAGAGGTGTTATGA
- a CDS encoding TIGR00282 family metallophosphoesterase, giving the protein MKVVFFGDVVGETGRETLREAIPKIRSLYQPDFIVVNGENAAGGNGITPKITYEFLRLGIDVITLGDHAWDQKEIVSFIQDEPRLLRPINYPPGTPGEGHIIVKGNAKKLAVVCAIGRTFMLPQTENPFLTTKKIIAELKKETPCILVDFHAEATSEKIAFGRFLDGEVSAVVGTHTHVQTADETIFPGGTAYITDVGFCGAHDSVIGREIAPIIYRYTTLLPTKFILATENPRADGIFIDIDEESGKAKKIERIQLSLPSS; this is encoded by the coding sequence TTGAAAGTAGTATTTTTTGGCGATGTTGTCGGTGAAACCGGAAGAGAGACTTTAAGAGAAGCTATTCCCAAAATTCGATCCCTTTATCAGCCTGATTTCATCGTTGTCAATGGAGAAAATGCGGCAGGAGGCAACGGGATAACTCCAAAAATTACATATGAATTCCTCAGGCTGGGCATCGATGTTATTACCCTAGGGGACCACGCGTGGGATCAAAAAGAGATCGTTTCTTTCATCCAAGATGAGCCAAGGCTTCTGCGCCCGATCAACTATCCTCCTGGAACTCCTGGAGAAGGGCATATCATTGTTAAGGGAAACGCAAAAAAACTCGCCGTTGTCTGTGCAATCGGTAGAACCTTTATGTTACCGCAAACAGAAAATCCTTTTTTAACAACTAAAAAAATCATTGCCGAATTGAAAAAAGAAACCCCCTGCATTCTCGTCGACTTCCATGCCGAAGCAACCTCTGAGAAGATAGCCTTTGGCAGGTTCCTCGATGGCGAGGTTTCCGCCGTTGTCGGTACCCATACCCATGTCCAAACCGCCGACGAGACCATATTTCCAGGGGGTACAGCCTACATCACGGATGTCGGTTTTTGTGGAGCTCATGATTCGGTCATCGGCAGGGAAATTGCTCCAATCATTTACAGGTACACCACCTTATTACCCACGAAATTTATCCTAGCCACAGAAAATCCAAGGGCTGATGGTATTTTCATTGATATCGATGAAGAAAGCGGCAAAGCAAAAAAAATTGAAAGAATACAACTCTCTTTGCCCTCATCCTAG
- a CDS encoding RluA family pseudouridine synthase: MISPEPPYLPRIVEECQDYLIVDKPPFLLSHPTRKKKGPSILEWLQNLHPGISFKLIHRLDRETSGLLVVAKNSAAAAYFGRQMEKRLIQKGYLAISWGELKADYLKIEAPLGYLGGAKGNEIVIRQGIVPHGTQSVTEIYPLGHGGGYSLLWVRPLTGKLHQIRVHLSTIRHPVVGDKLYGPNPSFFLEFAKRGWTEEMEKVLLLPRHALHAAYLSFFWKGDKKQFYSPLPEDLKKFLGLVQNLSKLQLNNPILANDPWGKILKELA, encoded by the coding sequence ATGATTTCACCTGAGCCTCCCTATTTACCCCGTATTGTTGAAGAATGCCAGGATTATCTCATCGTCGATAAACCCCCTTTTTTACTCTCCCATCCCACGAGGAAAAAGAAAGGTCCAAGTATTTTGGAATGGCTGCAAAACCTGCATCCAGGAATTTCCTTTAAACTCATCCATAGACTAGACCGGGAAACAAGCGGACTGTTAGTGGTAGCCAAAAATTCCGCCGCCGCTGCTTATTTCGGGAGGCAGATGGAAAAACGGCTCATTCAAAAAGGATACTTGGCCATTAGTTGGGGAGAACTCAAAGCGGATTATTTAAAAATCGAAGCTCCCCTTGGATACCTGGGAGGAGCTAAGGGTAACGAGATTGTTATTCGCCAGGGGATAGTTCCCCATGGAACCCAATCCGTAACAGAAATTTATCCTCTTGGACATGGCGGAGGGTATAGTTTGCTCTGGGTTAGACCTCTTACCGGGAAGTTGCATCAAATCAGGGTGCATCTTTCCACGATAAGACACCCGGTTGTGGGAGATAAACTTTACGGCCCCAATCCTTCATTTTTTCTAGAATTTGCAAAACGGGGATGGACCGAAGAGATGGAAAAAGTTTTGCTTCTACCAAGGCATGCCTTACACGCTGCTTACCTTTCCTTTTTTTGGAAAGGAGATAAGAAGCAATTCTATTCTCCTCTCCCCGAAGACCTTAAAAAATTCCTCGGCCTGGTGCAGAATCTATCAAAACTGCAATTGAATAACCCTATTCTTGCGAACGACCCCTGGGGAAAGATATTGAAAGAACTAGCTTAA
- a CDS encoding sulfite exporter TauE/SafE family protein, with translation MNILGLILLGLLSGFASGCFGIGGGAIIVPSLILFFGLPYPMAVGTSLALIIPIALAGSIFNGFLQKIDWTIFGITLIFGIIGAVVGVAVIQKVPAGMAKKLFSLFLLYTAYRLWFGTPGKI, from the coding sequence ATGAATATCCTCGGTTTAATTCTTCTTGGACTGCTATCCGGTTTTGCAAGCGGCTGCTTCGGCATTGGCGGAGGGGCTATTATCGTGCCTTCTCTTATCCTTTTTTTCGGTTTACCTTATCCAATGGCTGTAGGCACTTCTCTTGCTTTGATCATTCCCATTGCCCTGGCAGGAAGCATATTTAATGGCTTTCTACAAAAGATTGACTGGACTATTTTTGGAATAACCCTTATTTTCGGTATCATTGGAGCTGTTGTGGGTGTCGCAGTCATTCAAAAAGTACCCGCCGGTATGGCTAAAAAGCTCTTTTCTCTTTTTCTGTTGTATACCGCTTACCGGCTCTGGTTTGGGACACCAGGAAAAATTTAG
- a CDS encoding MBL fold metallo-hydrolase: MKFINLTRSLEIGANSYFLDFGEDGRIVLDAGLHPKIEGELATPNFQSLEDYPIDCLIISHAHHDHTGALPLYLRKYPNLKVFLSEPTYYLTPPLLHNSVEVMLKQRLALQLPEYPLYTHKEIDQGTERWQACHINKEWSLNGYPNPKHEPLTFRFYPSGHILGAVGVRIFHRGRRIFYTGDVSFKEQTLMLPADFPTEGIDVLIIESTRGALEMEKGVTRQTEIQRLVESIENTFDRGGSVLIPIFALGKTQETLTTLFFEQQEGRLRKCPIYIGGLSRSFSEIYDKLSSRSLRRYPGFKILDTIAPIVINGKKTHRIQPAKGEIYLVTSGMMNENTISNILAQKFLPNEKNSIFFVGYCDPDSPAGQLLATPRGNLVVLNSSSKPQPVLCEVDHFDLTSHALREDILSYIQLLEPRTCILVHGDPNALDWFKQRLEEESPQINLVIPSPGQPIAI; the protein is encoded by the coding sequence GTGAAATTTATAAATTTAACACGTTCTCTAGAAATAGGGGCCAATTCTTATTTTTTAGACTTTGGAGAGGACGGTCGAATAGTTCTCGATGCGGGGCTTCACCCCAAAATTGAAGGAGAACTGGCTACGCCAAATTTTCAAAGCTTGGAAGACTATCCAATAGATTGCCTTATCATAAGCCATGCTCATCATGACCATACGGGAGCTTTGCCCTTATATCTCAGAAAATATCCAAACCTCAAGGTCTTCTTAAGCGAACCCACCTATTATTTAACTCCTCCCCTCCTTCACAATTCTGTTGAAGTCATGCTTAAACAGAGGCTTGCTCTGCAACTTCCTGAATATCCTCTTTATACTCATAAAGAGATTGATCAGGGTACGGAACGATGGCAAGCCTGTCACATTAATAAGGAATGGTCCTTAAATGGTTATCCCAATCCCAAGCATGAACCCCTGACTTTTCGGTTTTACCCGAGTGGACATATACTTGGAGCTGTAGGAGTTCGTATATTCCACCGAGGGAGAAGAATATTTTATACCGGAGATGTCAGCTTCAAAGAACAAACCCTGATGCTTCCCGCGGATTTCCCTACAGAGGGAATAGATGTCCTTATCATCGAATCCACCCGGGGTGCCCTTGAAATGGAGAAGGGAGTAACCCGACAGACAGAAATTCAAAGACTGGTCGAGAGCATAGAAAATACTTTCGATAGGGGAGGATCGGTTCTCATCCCGATTTTTGCTCTCGGGAAAACCCAAGAAACCCTGACTACCCTTTTTTTCGAACAACAAGAGGGCAGGCTGAGAAAATGTCCCATCTACATTGGAGGATTAAGTAGAAGTTTTTCTGAAATTTACGATAAACTTTCTTCAAGATCTTTAAGGAGATACCCGGGATTCAAAATCCTGGATACCATAGCTCCCATAGTCATCAATGGGAAAAAAACCCACCGTATTCAACCGGCAAAAGGGGAAATCTATCTCGTTACCTCCGGGATGATGAATGAAAATACCATTTCCAATATCTTGGCTCAAAAATTCTTGCCCAACGAAAAAAACTCCATATTTTTTGTCGGCTATTGTGATCCAGACTCTCCAGCCGGTCAACTTCTCGCCACGCCTAGAGGAAATCTTGTTGTGCTCAACAGCTCAAGCAAACCTCAACCGGTCCTTTGTGAAGTGGATCATTTTGATCTTACCAGCCACGCCTTAAGAGAGGACATCTTATCTTACATCCAACTCCTTGAGCCAAGAACATGTATTCTGGTCCACGGGGATCCCAACGCTCTGGATTGGTTCAAACAAAGACTAGAGGAAGAAAGCCCTCAGATTAACCTCGTGATTCCTTCTCCAGGACAACCGATAGCTATTTAG
- a CDS encoding zinc-dependent alcohol dehydrogenase family protein, producing MKALLLTTPSAIEKQPLRLEQVDIPYPKEDEVLVKIEACGVCRSNLHMIEGEWLQRGIPAKLPIIPGHEIVGRVEDVGDRVRHFKKGDRVGLQPLWLSCGHCSYCWTGREELCPEKEITGETVDGGYAEYVLGKEDHLYPVPETLSAMEAAPLFCPGITAYHALKRVGNVMGKRVAIFGIGGVGHMALQFARVAGATTIAISRNPIHLQVAKELGAEECIHGEDRSALEKLKREGAVDCAIVFAPSSAVAQLAISLVNAGGKVVLGVNVELGSFSFVEEKTVLGTVIGSREEMREVLRLAEERKVKPISQGFSLEDAPEALMKLKKGEIIMRAVLVL from the coding sequence ATGAAAGCCTTGTTGTTAACAACTCCCTCTGCGATAGAAAAGCAGCCCTTGCGGTTAGAGCAAGTCGATATCCCCTATCCCAAGGAAGATGAAGTGTTGGTTAAAATTGAAGCGTGTGGAGTTTGTCGATCCAATCTTCACATGATCGAAGGAGAATGGCTACAAAGAGGAATTCCCGCAAAACTTCCCATTATTCCGGGACACGAGATCGTGGGTAGGGTGGAGGATGTGGGCGATAGGGTTAGGCATTTCAAAAAAGGAGATCGCGTGGGGCTACAACCGCTTTGGCTCTCTTGTGGTCACTGTTCCTATTGTTGGACAGGTAGAGAAGAACTTTGCCCGGAGAAAGAGATCACGGGAGAAACCGTAGATGGAGGGTATGCGGAGTATGTATTGGGTAAAGAAGATCATTTATATCCAGTTCCTGAAACTCTTTCGGCTATGGAAGCAGCGCCTTTATTTTGTCCTGGAATTACCGCTTACCATGCGCTCAAAAGGGTGGGTAACGTGATGGGCAAGCGGGTAGCCATTTTTGGTATAGGCGGGGTGGGGCATATGGCCCTGCAGTTTGCCCGAGTTGCCGGAGCGACCACCATTGCTATTTCTAGAAATCCTATTCATTTGCAGGTCGCAAAAGAGTTGGGTGCAGAAGAGTGCATTCATGGAGAAGATAGAAGCGCTCTTGAAAAATTAAAAAGAGAGGGAGCTGTAGACTGTGCGATCGTTTTTGCCCCTTCAAGCGCTGTGGCACAGTTGGCAATCTCTTTAGTCAATGCCGGGGGAAAGGTTGTTTTAGGGGTCAATGTTGAGCTTGGCAGCTTTTCTTTTGTCGAGGAAAAAACCGTTTTAGGGACGGTCATTGGATCAAGAGAAGAAATGAGAGAAGTCCTTCGACTTGCGGAAGAACGCAAAGTCAAGCCGATCAGCCAGGGCTTTTCCCTTGAAGATGCCCCGGAGGCTTTAATGAAGCTTAAAAAGGGCGAAATTATCATGCGTGCTGTCCTGGTGTTATAA
- a CDS encoding ATP-dependent DNA helicase: protein MSREDRNGFLNGQLKNSKKNTFVPGVAAFFSPSGPLAQAAHYEYRPQQEKMAEEIYSSLEKKEHLIIEAPTGTGKSLAYLVPSLLYCKQFSQRGVISTHTLNLQDQLLHKDIPLLKKTFFQDFSAVLLKGRQNYFCPKRLEKVMKHASDLFSHFEINDLMRIYDWSVRTTTGDVEELDPLPSASLWSQICSEPGLCNSRSCSHNPRCFYQKFREKSAQSDLTIVNHAFYFSLLGQSVDPEFQKETGLPFGESFVIFDEAHTLEKVASIQLGFSVSKYRLLNNLARLFNPSTRKGLLLCLKESKLLTKNIEAYEQAQSLFQALGRMLVQNSLSEQRILAPLSLPHPLPDTLERLVKEISSVLINLEDKEIKEEIENCLEKISLERRALLEFVEMKIPEHVYWVELSDPSNPEGNVQLLAAPLEVGPLLQTLLYEKEISVIMTSATLQVASHFSYFQDRVGLYSRTFQLQSPFDYGRQMKIIIPKNMPDPSQSPQYEEALAYWIERLVRYTKGSALVLFTNRKTLLTMTEALGQKLTALNFPFFVQDGKTPRHKLLNLFKEAQHAVLFGMDSFWQGIDVPGESLRNVIITKLPFSAPDHPQVQAKCEKLEQQGKNAFTHYSLPEAVLKFRQGVGRLIRSKEDKGIIAILDSRILSKSYGKVFLNSIPPAPIEIME, encoded by the coding sequence ATGTCTAGGGAAGATCGAAATGGATTTTTAAATGGTCAACTAAAAAATTCCAAGAAAAATACCTTTGTCCCTGGAGTTGCTGCTTTTTTTTCTCCCTCTGGTCCCTTGGCTCAAGCCGCTCACTACGAGTACCGTCCACAACAAGAGAAGATGGCAGAAGAGATCTATAGCAGCCTTGAAAAAAAAGAACATCTGATTATTGAAGCTCCAACAGGCACGGGTAAAAGTCTCGCTTATCTCGTCCCTTCCCTGCTTTATTGTAAACAATTTTCCCAAAGGGGTGTCATTTCGACCCATACCCTCAATCTCCAGGACCAACTGCTTCATAAAGATATCCCCCTTTTAAAAAAGACTTTTTTTCAAGACTTTTCCGCCGTCCTTCTTAAAGGACGTCAAAACTACTTCTGTCCCAAAAGACTAGAGAAAGTAATGAAACATGCCTCAGATCTCTTTTCTCATTTCGAGATCAATGACCTGATGCGCATTTATGATTGGTCTGTGAGAACAACAACCGGAGATGTTGAAGAACTCGATCCCCTCCCCTCTGCCTCGCTCTGGAGTCAAATCTGTTCGGAACCCGGGTTATGCAACTCCAGGAGCTGCTCTCACAATCCCCGCTGTTTTTATCAAAAATTTAGAGAAAAAAGTGCTCAATCCGATTTAACCATTGTTAACCATGCCTTTTATTTTTCTCTTCTTGGACAAAGCGTCGACCCGGAGTTTCAAAAAGAAACAGGGCTTCCTTTTGGAGAAAGTTTTGTCATTTTTGACGAGGCCCACACCCTTGAAAAAGTAGCTTCAATCCAATTAGGATTTTCTGTTTCCAAGTACCGGTTGCTCAACAACCTAGCTCGCCTCTTCAATCCCAGTACCCGCAAAGGATTACTGCTTTGCTTAAAGGAAAGCAAGCTCTTAACAAAAAACATCGAAGCTTATGAACAGGCACAATCTCTTTTTCAAGCCCTCGGCCGGATGCTTGTTCAAAATTCCCTCTCCGAACAAAGAATTCTTGCTCCTTTGTCCCTGCCCCATCCCCTTCCCGATACCTTGGAAAGGCTTGTCAAGGAAATCTCTTCCGTTCTTATCAATCTCGAGGACAAAGAAATCAAAGAGGAAATAGAGAATTGCCTGGAAAAAATCTCTCTCGAAAGACGAGCCCTGCTTGAATTTGTCGAAATGAAAATACCGGAGCACGTTTATTGGGTGGAGCTCTCCGATCCCTCGAATCCAGAAGGAAACGTACAACTGCTTGCCGCTCCCTTGGAGGTAGGTCCCCTACTCCAAACCCTCCTTTACGAAAAAGAAATTTCGGTAATCATGACCAGTGCTACTTTACAAGTCGCAAGTCATTTCTCCTATTTCCAAGACCGCGTGGGTCTTTACAGCCGGACGTTCCAATTGCAGTCGCCCTTTGACTACGGTAGGCAGATGAAGATCATTATACCCAAAAATATGCCTGATCCTTCACAGTCTCCTCAATACGAAGAAGCCCTAGCCTATTGGATAGAAAGATTGGTCCGGTACACCAAGGGATCTGCTCTTGTCCTCTTTACCAACCGTAAAACCTTATTGACTATGACTGAAGCCCTCGGCCAGAAATTAACAGCGTTGAATTTTCCTTTTTTTGTCCAAGATGGGAAAACCCCGCGCCACAAGCTTTTAAATCTTTTTAAAGAAGCACAACATGCCGTTCTTTTTGGCATGGACAGTTTCTGGCAAGGCATTGATGTTCCCGGAGAATCCCTCAGAAATGTGATTATTACCAAGCTGCCTTTTTCTGCCCCGGATCACCCCCAAGTCCAGGCTAAATGCGAAAAATTAGAACAACAGGGCAAAAATGCTTTTACCCATTACTCTCTTCCCGAAGCCGTCTTAAAATTCAGGCAAGGGGTAGGCCGATTAATTAGAAGCAAAGAAGATAAGGGAATCATAGCTATTCTTGATTCAAGAATACTTTCAAAATCTTACGGAAAGGTTTTCCTTAATTCCATTCCCCCTGCTCCCATCGAGATAATGGAATAA
- a CDS encoding LL-diaminopimelate aminotransferase, with the protein MNKDYIQSLFAQRIGGSSFGETTQIYKFEKIKRAKRYAKEKNPHVELLDFGVGEPDEPAPLEVVDILAQEAAKPENRFYADNGGQLLKEAAARYMKRVCGVEVDPQSEIIHSIGIKAALSILPAALIDPGDYAIMTVPGYPVFGTHAQYYGGKVYNLPLLKENQFLPDLYSIPKDVLSKAKVLVLNYPNNPTGAVASREFFEQVVDFAFENRIVVIHDFAYAGLVFEGKPLSFLSIPGAKEVGIELHSASKNFNMTGWRCGFVVGNSKLVKAYGHVKDHTDSGQFLAIQHAYAYCLDHSEMTEKIAHKYSRRMDLMVEALRSLGFRATKPQASFFLYTEAPKAVSRGGKKTFFSSAEDCTQWLIQEKLISTVPWDDAGSFLRWSVTYPAKGEEKEKEIMQKLKERLSDCCWEW; encoded by the coding sequence ATGAACAAGGATTACATTCAGTCTCTTTTTGCTCAAAGAATAGGAGGCAGCTCTTTTGGAGAGACGACTCAAATCTATAAATTTGAGAAGATTAAAAGAGCCAAACGGTATGCAAAAGAAAAAAATCCCCATGTTGAACTGCTGGATTTCGGAGTTGGAGAACCCGATGAACCGGCCCCCCTTGAAGTGGTGGACATCCTTGCCCAAGAAGCAGCTAAACCCGAGAACCGCTTTTATGCAGACAACGGAGGCCAATTATTGAAAGAAGCCGCCGCCCGGTACATGAAAAGGGTTTGTGGAGTCGAGGTTGATCCGCAATCGGAAATCATTCATTCGATTGGCATTAAAGCAGCCTTATCTATTCTTCCTGCTGCCCTGATCGATCCCGGCGACTACGCGATCATGACGGTACCCGGTTACCCGGTATTCGGAACGCACGCTCAATATTATGGGGGCAAAGTCTATAATCTTCCCCTGCTAAAAGAAAACCAGTTTCTTCCTGATCTGTATTCCATTCCCAAAGATGTTCTCTCTAAAGCCAAGGTCTTGGTTCTTAACTATCCAAACAACCCTACAGGGGCGGTAGCCAGCAGGGAATTTTTTGAGCAAGTCGTCGATTTTGCCTTTGAGAACAGGATCGTTGTCATCCATGATTTTGCTTATGCCGGGCTTGTCTTCGAAGGAAAGCCGCTTAGCTTTTTATCCATACCCGGGGCAAAAGAAGTAGGGATTGAACTGCATTCGGCAAGTAAAAACTTCAACATGACCGGATGGCGCTGTGGTTTTGTGGTTGGAAATTCCAAGCTCGTTAAGGCTTACGGGCATGTCAAGGACCATACCGACTCCGGCCAGTTCCTTGCCATTCAACATGCCTATGCCTATTGCCTAGACCACAGTGAAATGACCGAAAAGATAGCCCACAAATACTCCCGGAGAATGGATCTCATGGTCGAAGCCCTTCGTAGTCTTGGCTTTAGAGCGACAAAACCTCAAGCTTCCTTTTTCCTTTATACCGAAGCCCCCAAGGCTGTAAGTAGAGGAGGAAAAAAAACTTTCTTTTCCAGCGCCGAAGATTGTACGCAATGGCTCATCCAGGAAAAACTGATTTCGACCGTTCCATGGGATGATGCTGGATCCTTCCTCAGATGGAGTGTAACGTATCCCGCTAAAGGCGAAGAAAAAGAAAAAGAAATCATGCAAAAACTTAAGGAAAGGCTTTCGGATTGCTGTTGGGAATGGTAA
- a CDS encoding cytochrome c oxidase subunit I — protein sequence MDNQDFIHAGKQDVSHHPEGIATENLGGKQAEGHHEQLPWYRKYLFSTDHKVIGMQYMITSLIIALFGFGLMIVMRWQLSYPGKPIPIFGGILENIFGPEMFSGGVMTPQAYNSFGAIHGTVMIFMALVPALFAGFGNFVVPLQLGAPDMAFPRLNMASFWCFFVGAVIIMVSFFVPGGAAKSGWTSYPPLADLADSGPHFHPLFNGQTLWLLGMAFNITGSLLGVINMITTIFQLRAPGLSWMRLPFFIWTELVTAFLMLLAFPPLEAAAIMQLMDRLAGTSFFSPEGLIVNGQHVHYSGGGSPLLWQHLFWFLGHPEVYVQILPTMGIVAEIIANNTRKPLWSYKILVYSVLAIGFVGMIVWAHHMYMTGMGQAISTFFQLFTTIISIPSVLIGTVLLMSLWGASIRFNLPMLFALAWLPLFGIGGLTGLPLGWSSSDMVLHDTYYVIGHFHYMMAPTSIMALFAGIYYWYPKATGREMNVFLGKLHFWPTFITFNGVFFPMLIQGFAGVHRRWYDGGQGWEMAQGVLWLNQVMSVSSWLLALAQIPFIINFFWSLFYGKKVQSDNPWQGTTLEWAAPTPPGHGNFLSALTVYRGPYEYSVPGADKDYSPQWEPDAKPKIPQAKVAKV from the coding sequence ATGGACAATCAGGATTTTATTCATGCCGGCAAACAGGATGTTTCTCATCACCCAGAGGGGATAGCTACGGAAAATTTAGGTGGAAAACAGGCTGAAGGCCATCATGAACAGTTGCCCTGGTATCGCAAGTATCTGTTTTCAACGGATCACAAGGTTATCGGGATGCAGTACATGATCACCTCCTTGATTATAGCCCTCTTCGGTTTTGGGCTGATGATCGTTATGAGATGGCAGCTTTCTTATCCTGGGAAGCCTATTCCTATTTTTGGGGGGATTTTAGAAAACATTTTTGGCCCTGAAATGTTTTCCGGGGGAGTGATGACTCCTCAAGCCTATAACTCCTTTGGAGCTATCCATGGGACGGTCATGATATTCATGGCCCTTGTGCCAGCCCTCTTTGCCGGTTTTGGCAATTTTGTGGTCCCCCTGCAGTTGGGGGCTCCTGACATGGCCTTCCCGCGGCTAAACATGGCCAGCTTTTGGTGCTTTTTTGTAGGCGCGGTGATTATCATGGTGAGTTTTTTTGTTCCCGGAGGGGCCGCGAAATCGGGCTGGACTTCTTATCCACCCCTTGCTGACTTGGCGGACTCCGGGCCCCATTTTCATCCCCTCTTTAATGGCCAGACTCTATGGCTTCTGGGTATGGCTTTCAACATCACGGGTTCTCTACTTGGAGTCATTAACATGATCACAACCATTTTTCAGTTGAGAGCCCCCGGGCTCAGTTGGATGAGGCTTCCTTTTTTTATTTGGACTGAGTTGGTCACAGCTTTTCTCATGCTTCTGGCTTTTCCACCCTTGGAAGCGGCGGCTATAATGCAATTAATGGATAGATTGGCGGGCACGAGTTTCTTTTCTCCAGAGGGTTTGATCGTCAACGGGCAGCATGTCCATTATAGTGGAGGAGGTTCCCCTCTGCTTTGGCAGCATCTTTTTTGGTTTTTGGGCCATCCTGAAGTGTATGTCCAGATTCTGCCTACGATGGGTATTGTGGCCGAGATTATAGCCAATAATACGCGAAAGCCTCTCTGGAGTTACAAGATCCTTGTATACTCCGTTTTGGCAATTGGTTTTGTAGGGATGATTGTCTGGGCACACCATATGTACATGACGGGAATGGGGCAAGCCATTAGTACCTTTTTTCAGCTCTTTACAACCATTATTTCTATTCCATCGGTTCTCATCGGTACAGTTTTACTCATGTCTCTTTGGGGGGCTTCAATACGGTTTAACCTGCCTATGTTATTTGCTTTGGCTTGGTTGCCCTTATTTGGAATCGGGGGGTTGACGGGTCTTCCCTTGGGATGGTCTTCTTCGGATATGGTTTTACATGATACTTATTACGTCATCGGTCATTTTCATTACATGATGGCTCCAACCTCGATTATGGCCCTTTTTGCCGGAATATATTATTGGTATCCAAAGGCAACGGGGAGAGAAATGAACGTTTTTTTGGGAAAACTTCATTTTTGGCCTACATTTATAACCTTTAATGGAGTTTTTTTCCCCATGTTGATCCAGGGTTTTGCAGGTGTCCATAGAAGATGGTATGACGGTGGGCAGGGTTGGGAAATGGCTCAAGGGGTGTTGTGGCTCAATCAGGTTATGTCTGTTTCATCGTGGCTGCTTGCTCTTGCTCAGATTCCTTTTATTATCAATTTCTTCTGGAGTCTTTTTTACGGAAAGAAAGTCCAATCGGATAATCCATGGCAGGGAACAACCCTGGAGTGGGCGGCACCGACGCCTCCCGGGCATGGAAACTTTCTTTCGGCTCTCACCGTTTATCGAGGTCCGTATGAATATAGTGTTCCCGGCGCCGATAAAGATTATTCTCCTCAATGGGAGCCCGATGCAAAGCCAAAAATTCCCCAAGCTAAAGTAGCAAAAGTATAG